In one Grus americana isolate bGruAme1 chromosome 1, bGruAme1.mat, whole genome shotgun sequence genomic region, the following are encoded:
- the BID gene encoding BH3-interacting domain death agonist has protein sequence MEQINGSVRMERALLYTFLEVSSDCKFREQLQSLQNQGKTHFPCYCYDDEVELQTDGNRSGHLQNGELVFDPEVNEEVVRIIAAQLAEIGDQFDKEIKARVVNDLVQHFLNENLSGEEITRRMSEAVEGLARAIPSDMEQEKAMLVLAMVLTKKIANTMPSLLQRVFSTTVNYISQQLHNYIVRMLRE, from the exons ATGGAACAG ATCAATGGATCTGTCCGGATGGAGCGTGCACTGCTGTACACATTCCTGGAGGTATCCTCTGACTGCAAGTTCAGAGAGCAACTGCAGTCCCTCCAAAACCAGGGAAAAACACATTTCCCCTGCTACTGTTACGATGATGAGGTGGAACTTCAGACTGATGGCAATCGGAGCGGCCACTTGCAGAATGGTGAGCTAG TGTTTGACCCTGAGGTAAATGAAGAAGTTGTCCGGATCATTGCTGCTCAGCTCGCTGAGATTGGAGACCAGTTTgataaagaaatcaaagcaagaGTAGTAAATGATCTAGTGCAGCACTTTCTGAATGAGAATCTGTCTGGAGAG GAGATAACCCGGCGCATGTCAGAGGCAGTGGAAGGGCTTGCACGAGCCATCCCCTCAGACATGGAGCAGGAGAAGGCTATGTTGGTGCTGGCGATGGTCCTAACTAAAAAAATTGCGAATACAATGCCCTCCCTTCTACAGCGTGTCTTCAGCACTACTGTGAACTACAtcagccagcagctccacaaCTACATTGTCAGAATG CTGCGTGAGTGA